One Heyndrickxia oleronia genomic window, TTAGATTAAGGCTGTTTTCGTATAGTTTTTTGCTTTTGTAAAAGCCCTACTCCACGGCTTTTACCCTTAATAAAGGGTTCAGCGTTATTTTAGTAGTTTGCAGCTCTTTTCTAAGAGGAATGAAGGACATGTCGACCTTCAATCTATTTTTATGAGTAAAACATTACCTGAATAGCAACAATGCTTGAGAATAGAACCTAGATTAATAATAGTAGTATTCTCGTCCTGTAGATCCTTGACCTTGACCCCAACCCATTTGACGTTCAAGCCGAGTCACACGGCGTTCTAAACGGTCAAACTTGCGGTCCAAACGATCGAGTCGCCTTTCAATATTATCCAGTCTTCTATTTACATTTTGATTTTGTTGTCCAGGTGGCCATGGAAATTGCGTCGGTGCTTGTTGTTGCCTATAATCCATAAAAAATTCACTCCAGTCTTCTTTTGTTATGAATGGTTCCCATAATAGCCTATGCCCCTAAAAGAAATACGTATAGGCTATTTCACTATATAAAAAGATTTAATTAGAAATAGAGGTGCTTTCATGAGATTAGATAAATTTTTAGCTAATGCTGGTCTAGGTAGTAGAAAAGAAGTAAAAAAGGTGTTAAAAGATGGCGTGGTTGTCGTTAATAACCAATTAACGAAAGATGGTAAAATACATATAAATCCCAAAAGTGATGAAATAACGGTACGAGGTGAAAAGATCATATACCGTGAGTTTATATACCTTATGATGAATAAACCACCAGGTGTCATTTCTGCAACTGAAGATGTTAATGAAGAAACAGTTGTAGATTTATTAAAAATAGAGGATGCTATCATGGAGCCTTTTCCAGTTGGACGATTAGATAAAGATACGGAAGGTCTATTATTACTAACAAATGATGGTAAGTTGGCACATCGCCTTCTATCCCCTAAAAATCATGTACCAAAAACGTATTTTGCTGTTATTCAAGGTGAAGTAACGGAAAAAGATGTTGAGGCTTTTCGCAATGGTGTCATTTTGGAGGATGGTTATCATACAAAACCAGGTATATTAAAAATTTTAAAATCAGGTCTACGGTCTGATATAGAATTAACCATTACAGAAGGGAAATTTCATCAAGTAAAACGAATGTTCGAAGCGGTTGATAAAAAGGTTACATATCTTAAGAGAATTGAGATGGGGCCACTTCAGTTAGATGAAAGTCTTGAACTTGGTGACTATCGTGAATTATCTAATGAAGAAGTTCAACTACTCACCACATATGAAATAAAGGGTAAATAATAGGGCTGTCTGAATCAGACAGCCCTATCTAGTATATAGGATGATTTTCTGTTTGGTTAAGAAGACATCTTTACTCTTTTATCTGTTGTTGTCCATTTTCCCCGATTTGGGCTTATTATTAAGTCATTGTATGCTAACACATTCAAATCCCTTTGAATGGTGCGAGGAGTGATGCCGAACTCATCTACAAGGTCCTGTGTCGTTACTGTCCCATTTTCCTTAATAAACATGTAGATTGATTTAATTCGGGTTAGCATTCGATTGGTTGAAGGTTTCAAAAAACCACTCCCTCATCTTATTTCCAAAGACTAAGACTACAGACTGCTTATGAAATTGAAGAAAATTTTGTTTTAATGCTAATCAAGCAGTTTAGAAATTATTCTTCAATAAAATTAGAAAAGACTTATTCTCCTCACAGACAACTCCTTTTTTTCGTGAATTATTGACTTAGATTTCAGACAATTACATTGTACACCTTCTTTTTTAAAATATCCAGAGATAAGAAGGAATTAATATGGTAATTGTCATAGTATATTATATGAAAATAAAATGAAATTAGTATAATTTTCAGAAAAATAAAATAGCATCTCCATTTCCTGCAAATTTTTTAAAGATGGCTGTTTTTGTATAGTTTGTAATAATAATAAAGGCTTCCTATAGTTCGTATGAATGATACACTCTTTTTACAGTGAAATAATGAGATCATGCTATATTTATTAGTTAAAACTTTATCTAAATAGAAACAATGTTTGTGAACAGAATATAAAAGATTTATTAAATTGATGAAAAGGAGTAAAATAAAAAACGATAAACTTTTAGAAAATACATAAAATTGGAGTGCTAGCAATGGAAAAGATAAATTGGATGGAAGAGGTTTTAAAAAGAAAAGAGGATCTAATTAAAGATTTACAGGGCATTTTAAAAATTAAAAGTGTATTAGACGAAGAAAATAGTACACCAAATGCTCCTCTTGGCCAAGGAGTAAAAGATGCTTTGCAATATTTATTAGATTTAGGAGAAAAAGATGGGTTTACAACAAAAAATGTAGGGGACCTAGCTGGTCATTTAGAAATGGGAGATGGGAAAGACTTATTGGGTATTCTGTGTCATGTTGATGTAGTTCCTGAAGGCGATGGTTGGAGTGTTGATCCATATGGCGGGGAAGTGAAAGACGGAAAGATTTACTCTAGAGGAGCTAGCGATGATAAAGGACCTACTATGGCAGCATACTACGCGATGAAAATCGTTAAAGAATTAGGTCTTCCAATTGAAAAAAGAGTAAGAATGATCATAGGTACGGATGAGGAAAGTAACTGGCGCTGTGTCGAACATTATTTCAAACATGAAGAAATGCCATCAATCGGTTTTGCTCCAGATGCCGATTTTCCAATTATTAATGCGGAAAAGGGAATTGCTGATTATGATATAGTTCTACCTTTTTCAGTAATTGAAGAACAAGCGGATATTACCCTTCTATCCTTCCAATCTGGACGAAGATATAATATGGTACCTGATTTTGCATCAGCTGTTTTAACCTTTGACGGGGAGAAAACAGATATTTTACAAAGATATAGTGATTTTCTTCAGAAAATAGGTTTAAAAGGAAAATACTTTATTGATAATGGGGAGCTACATTTAGAACTTGAAGGTGTTTCCGCACATGGGATGGAACCCAAAAATGGGAAAAATGCCGGGTTATTATTAACAACATTTTTGAATGAATTAGATTTAGATACATCTGCCAAGCGTTATATTGATTTTGCAGTGAATATCCTCTTTGATCAATCACGTGGGGAAGGATTGGGAGTTCAGTATCAGGATGAAATTACAGGAGACCTAACTATAAATGTCGGAAAAATGGTCTATGAAGTAAATTCCGGTGGTCGTTTCGGCTTAAATATGCGCTATCCTGTGACATTCGATATGGAAAAAAATAAAAAAATCATTAATGATAAGGTAAATGAAAAGGGATTTGTGATTGAGAATTTTTCTGATTCGAAACCGCACCATGTAGATGCAAATACTGATCTTGTAAAGACCTTGCAAAAGGTATATGAAGAGCAGACCGGTGAAAAAGCAGAATTATTATCAATTGGTGGAGGAACTTATGCACGTTCATTGAAATCAGGTGTGGCGTTTGGAGCATTGTTTCCAGGTAGACCAGATGTAATGCATCAAAAGGATGAATTTATGTTTATTGAGGATTTAATCAAAGCTACTGCTATTTATGCACAAGCTATTTTTGAATTAGCTAAAAAATAAATAAAATTTTGATGGGAGAGAGAAAAGTATGGAGAAAATTATATTTAATGGAGAAATCGTAGAAAAATCAGAAGTGAATATTGACATTGAAGATCGTGGATACCAATTTGGTGATGGAATATACGAGGTTATTCGCGTATACAACGGTCACTTATTTACGAAAGATGAACATATACAGCGTTTATATGAAAGTGCCGAAAAAATTTCCATCCGTATTCCATTTTCCAAAAAAGATTTAATGCAGCGATTAGAGGAATTGGTTGAAACAAATCAGCTAGATACTGGCATTATTTACTTACAAATAACAAGAGGAACCTATACAAGACAACATGGTTTTCCTAGTGAAGAAATTATTCCAACATATGTTGCTTATACAAGAGAAATGCCAATTCCACAGGTCTCGATGGATAATGGTGTAAAAGGATTACTAGTAGAAGATATCCGTTGGCTAAGATGCGATATAAAGAGCTTAAATTTACTTGGAAATATTTTAGCAAAACAACAAGCGGCTGAGGCTGGTTGTTATGAAGCAATTCAGCATCGTGGAGAGGAAATTACTGAAGGATCTTCCTCTAATGTATTTATTGTCAAAGATAACTGTGTCATTACGCGTCCGGCCACTAATCTTATTTTAAATGGTATTACAAGACAAGTAATATTAAAATTGTGTAAGGAAAATGGAATAGAATATAAGGAACAAATATTTACGGTTAACGATTTAAAACAAGCTGATGAAGTGTTTATCTCCAGTACAACTTCTGAAGTTATGCCAATTGTACAAATTAATGAATTACAAATAAATTCCGGAACACCAGGAAAGATTACCAAAAAACTTCAGAATTTATTTAAACGTGAAATCGAAAAATTAAGTGAATAAAATTAAAATAAGACCCCATAAGCTTTGTTAACACTTATGGGGTTTTGTTATGTAATTATTATTGGGGGATAATTTTTTTAAATGGTCAAATTTATGTATTTTTTGTATTTCGGTATGATGGACTAATAAAATATTTTTTCTGTAAAGCCTTTTGATTTCACAGTATCCACTATCATATAAAAAAAAGATCTCATATTCCTCCCCGTTATAAATAACCTTTTCTCCCTTTTTCACAAATCTATTCTCCCTTCATACAATTCTGTATCCTTTACCCAATAAAACTAAAAGAAAACCTTGTTGTCATTTCAATATATGTAGGAAAAAATAGAAATATGTCATATTCAAGAAGAAATTTGATAAAATAGGAGTAACACAAACTTTATAGAGGGTGACCTAATGCAAAGCAGACATTATTTTTTTGCTGTTCCCATTCCTTCTGCTATAAAAAACAAACTATTTGAATGGTGTGATGAAATTAAAAAAGATTATCCTTTTAAGCGATGGGTTCATCCAGAAGATTATCACATCACACTTGCTTTTTTAGGTAATGCCGAAATAAATCAATTAAATTTAGCACTTAATTTGATGAAAGAATCTCTTATAGAAATTAGTAGTTTTCGTTTACAGATCAATCATATAGGCATATTTGGAAGAAATGAGACTCCAAGGATTTTTTGGGCTGGTGTACATGAATCGAATGAATTAAACAAACTAAGAGTAAATGTGTATGAAAAATGTATACAGTCTGGATTTCAATTAGATGAAAAACCATTTCGTCCTCATATTACTTTGGCAAGAAAATGGGAGCAATCATTCGGTGCATTCTCATTATCATCTCTACAAGAAAAGTTTATAAAAATGGAAGAATTCAATATAGAGGAAGTTGTACTATATGAAACCGTTCTTGAAGCGGTTCCTAAATATCAAAAAAAAGCAAGCATATATTTGGGTGACGAATAGGTAGAAAAGGAAGTAGTAACAGCATGGGACAATTAATAAAGTTACAAGATTATATTTCACGATACGAAATGGATCCGTTTAGGTATCCAGCACAGTATGCAAGACTAAAGAAACAACAATGGGACAAATTAAAGGATCGTTGGGAAAATAGAGAGGAACAAATCCAACTTGTTTCGCCTATAGGGAATGAGCATGTGGAGAATAAACGGTCAACATCGACCAATATTATTAGACGATTATTTAAGAAAGGAAAAATAGAAGAAGAGACCGTAGACAAACAACCAATTAACAAAGAATCATTGTTTCAATTTATGCCTGAATTAACGTATTATCCGGATTCAATTGATGAGTTGAAGCAGTTATTCTTAGATCAGCTATTTTCTTTCCAAATGAAATGGGCAAGTTCGACAATAGTAGAAAAATCTTTTCCTGACCAAAGATACTATCGAAATGAAAATTTAAAATACTTATTGCAACGTTTTCCTGATACTTTTTTATTTTTATATGAACCGATCTTCTTGTTAAAAAAAGCTCCGATTGAAATGGAGGTTATCTTAATTTCTCCAACTGAAGTATGGTGCTTATCCTTCTTAGACCAAGAAAAGGATGCAGTGTACCTTGGGTCAAATGAAAAATTTTGGATAAAAAGATCAATTGGGGGAGAAAGCAAAATTTTAAACCCTGTCATTGCACTGAATCGCATGTCAAAAATAATCAAACAATTATTAAATAAATATCAGCTCGATATCCCGTTAAAAAAGGCTGTTATATGTAGAGATGGGTATATTGATTTTCCTAATGCACCGGCTGATCTTGTATTACTGGAAAAAAGATCCTACCCTACATGGTTTCAACAGCAAAGAAAATTACAATCACCTTTAAAGCATGTCCAATTAAAGACAGCAAAGATTCTCCTAGATTATTGTCAGACGACTTGTTCAAGAAGACCAGAGTGGGTTGAACAAGAAGGGAATGAGGAATGAGGAAGTATGGAGAAAAGGCTTGTATTTATTGTAAATCCTTCGGCTAAAAATGGAGTAAGCAAAAAGATTTGGAATAAGCTAAACTATAAGCTGGATAATATTCCATATGAGGTTTTCTATACAAAACATCAAAAACATGCACAGGATCTAGCGCATTCTATTGCTCTATCAATATCTGATCCTATTTTAATGGTTGCAGTTGGTGGTGACGGTACCATCCATGAAGTAATTAATGGTGTTGTTTCATTTCAACATGTAACGATTGCTTATATACCAGCAGGTTCTGGTAATGATTTTGCTAAAGGCTACAAACTTCCTATAAAACCGGATGAATGTTTAGCTCACCTATTGCAAATGAAGGAAAATGAAGGAGTTTTTTTCGATACAGGAAAATATACGAATAAAACGGGTCAAGGGCATTTTGTTAATAGTCTAGGTGCAGGATTTGACGCATCAATTACTAGAAGGGTGAATTCTTCCTTTACAAAAAAGTGGTTAAATTTTTTAGGTTTAGGAAAATTAGTTTATGCTTTGTTCATGCTAATAGAGCTTTTTCGATATCGCCCAACTACGATTTATCTTGTCATTAACGGTGTTGAATATACTTTCGAAAGAGCATGGTTTGTAACAATATCTAACCAAGCCTTCTACGGTGGGGGGATGAAAATTTCTCCACTGGCAGATCCGGGAGATGGCGAATTAAATATAACAGTTGTTTCGGAAATTTCAAGAATAATGATCTTATTTATCTTTCTTAGTGTATTTTGGGGTGGCCATATAAAATTTAAAGCTGTTCATTTGCTCAAAGGGACAGATATTCTCATTCATTCAACGGCTAACATTCCTGTTCATGCTGATGGTGAGTTTGCAGGTGAAACACCAGTTCAAATTAAGGTCTGTCCTCATTCGTGGAAATTAATAAAAACATATGAAAATGTGAAACAACTAATTGCCTAGGTTAAAACAACTTGACGAAAAATGTCATAAAGAATAAAATTTATTTAAAGATCTTTATAAAGTCGATAAATGATATGATTTATGCAGTTTTTTATTTATATAAATCTGCGGACAATATTTTAAAATCTGTATTAGTAAAGGTGGCTATTGTTGTACGCCGTATCAATAGCTATCTTTTTTATTCTTATAGGCTTTTTATACTGTTTAAGGTCTAAATCTATTTACGAAAACAGCCATCGTATATATCTTAGTACTATTTTTTGCTGTAATTAAAATGGTGATGGGCGAAACAATTGAAGGTGAATGATGTTGGAACACATACTTGGTCAAGGTTGGGAAATAACCCCAGCCGGTGGGGCAACGGGAGAAGCGTTCTTTGCCAGACATCAAGAACAAAAATTATTTTTAAAAAGAAATTCCTCTCCTTTTTTAGCTGTATTATCGGCTGAAGGGATTGTACCAAAGCTTGTCTGGACAAAACGGACAGAAAATGGGGATGTCATCACGGCACAGCAATGGCTAAGTGGGCGAGAATTAAAGTCTCATGAAATGAGCCAAGATATTGTTGCTAAGCTATTGAAAAAAATCCATGAATCTGGTCCATTACTTTCTATGCTGCTTCGGTTAGGTAAAACTCCAATTGAAG contains:
- a CDS encoding pseudouridine synthase; translation: MRLDKFLANAGLGSRKEVKKVLKDGVVVVNNQLTKDGKIHINPKSDEITVRGEKIIYREFIYLMMNKPPGVISATEDVNEETVVDLLKIEDAIMEPFPVGRLDKDTEGLLLLTNDGKLAHRLLSPKNHVPKTYFAVIQGEVTEKDVEAFRNGVILEDGYHTKPGILKILKSGLRSDIELTITEGKFHQVKRMFEAVDKKVTYLKRIEMGPLQLDESLELGDYRELSNEEVQLLTTYEIKGK
- a CDS encoding DeoR family transcriptional regulator, which translates into the protein MKPSTNRMLTRIKSIYMFIKENGTVTTQDLVDEFGITPRTIQRDLNVLAYNDLIISPNRGKWTTTDKRVKMSS
- the pepV gene encoding dipeptidase PepV; this translates as MEKINWMEEVLKRKEDLIKDLQGILKIKSVLDEENSTPNAPLGQGVKDALQYLLDLGEKDGFTTKNVGDLAGHLEMGDGKDLLGILCHVDVVPEGDGWSVDPYGGEVKDGKIYSRGASDDKGPTMAAYYAMKIVKELGLPIEKRVRMIIGTDEESNWRCVEHYFKHEEMPSIGFAPDADFPIINAEKGIADYDIVLPFSVIEEQADITLLSFQSGRRYNMVPDFASAVLTFDGEKTDILQRYSDFLQKIGLKGKYFIDNGELHLELEGVSAHGMEPKNGKNAGLLLTTFLNELDLDTSAKRYIDFAVNILFDQSRGEGLGVQYQDEITGDLTINVGKMVYEVNSGGRFGLNMRYPVTFDMEKNKKIINDKVNEKGFVIENFSDSKPHHVDANTDLVKTLQKVYEEQTGEKAELLSIGGGTYARSLKSGVAFGALFPGRPDVMHQKDEFMFIEDLIKATAIYAQAIFELAKK
- the dat gene encoding D-amino-acid transaminase → MEKIIFNGEIVEKSEVNIDIEDRGYQFGDGIYEVIRVYNGHLFTKDEHIQRLYESAEKISIRIPFSKKDLMQRLEELVETNQLDTGIIYLQITRGTYTRQHGFPSEEIIPTYVAYTREMPIPQVSMDNGVKGLLVEDIRWLRCDIKSLNLLGNILAKQQAAEAGCYEAIQHRGEEITEGSSSNVFIVKDNCVITRPATNLILNGITRQVILKLCKENGIEYKEQIFTVNDLKQADEVFISSTTSEVMPIVQINELQINSGTPGKITKKLQNLFKREIEKLSE
- the thpR gene encoding RNA 2',3'-cyclic phosphodiesterase, coding for MQSRHYFFAVPIPSAIKNKLFEWCDEIKKDYPFKRWVHPEDYHITLAFLGNAEINQLNLALNLMKESLIEISSFRLQINHIGIFGRNETPRIFWAGVHESNELNKLRVNVYEKCIQSGFQLDEKPFRPHITLARKWEQSFGAFSLSSLQEKFIKMEEFNIEEVVLYETVLEAVPKYQKKASIYLGDE
- a CDS encoding NERD domain-containing protein; the encoded protein is MGQLIKLQDYISRYEMDPFRYPAQYARLKKQQWDKLKDRWENREEQIQLVSPIGNEHVENKRSTSTNIIRRLFKKGKIEEETVDKQPINKESLFQFMPELTYYPDSIDELKQLFLDQLFSFQMKWASSTIVEKSFPDQRYYRNENLKYLLQRFPDTFLFLYEPIFLLKKAPIEMEVILISPTEVWCLSFLDQEKDAVYLGSNEKFWIKRSIGGESKILNPVIALNRMSKIIKQLLNKYQLDIPLKKAVICRDGYIDFPNAPADLVLLEKRSYPTWFQQQRKLQSPLKHVQLKTAKILLDYCQTTCSRRPEWVEQEGNEE
- a CDS encoding diacylglycerol/lipid kinase family protein, with the protein product MEKRLVFIVNPSAKNGVSKKIWNKLNYKLDNIPYEVFYTKHQKHAQDLAHSIALSISDPILMVAVGGDGTIHEVINGVVSFQHVTIAYIPAGSGNDFAKGYKLPIKPDECLAHLLQMKENEGVFFDTGKYTNKTGQGHFVNSLGAGFDASITRRVNSSFTKKWLNFLGLGKLVYALFMLIELFRYRPTTIYLVINGVEYTFERAWFVTISNQAFYGGGMKISPLADPGDGELNITVVSEISRIMILFIFLSVFWGGHIKFKAVHLLKGTDILIHSTANIPVHADGEFAGETPVQIKVCPHSWKLIKTYENVKQLIA